In Rippkaea orientalis PCC 8801, the following are encoded in one genomic region:
- a CDS encoding phage/plasmid primase, P4 family encodes MKNLIEIYSEAIALLTPHQIYNRYPHQFQDDRSGKLRGRPPFRESKNGTSFTVFPDNGFFDAGDGFSGSAADYLHSMKIGRWERAKGRDFVEAVRELCQLARIPFPEQELSPEQIEKAAHWERRRGIIGSAIAFCEQVLWTDIGLEARRYLNEERGLSDQDIKTLQLGYFANYREVVKILKQRGFSQEEIKAAGLASPKWNGYITYPWHDDQGRPLTIYGRYHQKHPPEGLPKTLALPGGSTKRSPLYLDKVLANHHREAIFVEGVNDAAVLQTRGETRVLSGVAASFSNEQIEILKRRGITKIYHLGDPDGGGVGGTNSNLQRLTLAGISVFVPPQLPDGLDPDEFVIKYGLEAFHQLISNSEHGFRWKAKQIIATHGTDSDAAIKKVLEEAIAWSRLIPKEQESDLKAFYWVEIQQAIGSTDTSQFVEQLQTIKTQASLVEGIPNWKASELAEYIAYRHQSTLAWNTQIEQWYRYEGKEKGIWSKDDKYYIWQLIQEELKAIALIHQQRDKNGNKPGFSHNLVASIENLLKGSLPVRQWDSIEGLLPLKNGVLNLKTQEFHQHDPKYCLTYCLPYEYNPLATCHPILDWLNQMTGGDRIMVEFFRAHLAAIVRGRSDIQSYLELLGPGGTGKGTLTRLATALVGDQNTVSTTLKNLEENRFDTARIFGAKLVVITDAEKFGGEVSVLKALTGEDKLRFEQKYKQPLDGFYAQSRVIICANEAPQSSDYTSGLARRRQTTYLTNKIPIEKQRNLISINGKGVTGEFAQYLPGLLNWVLAMPPEELERAIREIPTTHPSFTQHKAQVLCETNPIADWLDQAVVYREGWRTNVGMAKRDKDSSSPNLFQCVNQWLYANYAEFCQSSGARPVSLRRFVNLLRDLAVNQLGLMVKKGRDRLGAFFEGLKLRSEMDNDPLLISGDKPPDTLPPGGNGGQPKNPSSPDTPPMPFCDGTVMDGDGTVIAETLARDGCDGSDGLSQKLIQTQGEISYAIAEHEKSESLDLTVLPSQEPPQTQMVTECDGNSGELSHPSSAVTELIDLLTQWETTTDTEFSSEDQFLAYTQTLEVKINGCFPELESICPDFCDRWCLAVLKVISLINNEGKSLEINHNEVKTQKSSHHLKSLKIGQKAIFRGGEVRIERLVNEVVALVSSLENLKQKSFEVAIAHLKPVG; translated from the coding sequence ATGAAGAATTTGATAGAGATTTACAGTGAAGCGATCGCCCTACTAACCCCTCATCAGATTTACAACCGCTACCCCCATCAATTCCAAGATGACCGAAGTGGGAAACTGAGGGGAAGACCACCGTTCAGGGAATCGAAAAACGGAACCAGCTTTACGGTTTTTCCCGATAACGGGTTTTTTGATGCAGGAGACGGATTTTCAGGAAGTGCAGCCGATTATCTGCATAGTATGAAGATAGGCCGATGGGAACGGGCAAAAGGACGGGATTTCGTGGAAGCTGTACGAGAACTGTGTCAATTAGCCCGAATCCCATTTCCCGAACAAGAACTCAGTCCCGAACAGATAGAGAAAGCAGCCCATTGGGAAAGGAGACGGGGGATAATAGGAAGTGCGATCGCCTTCTGTGAACAGGTACTCTGGACAGACATCGGACTAGAAGCGCGTCGTTATTTGAACGAAGAACGAGGATTAAGTGATCAAGACATCAAAACGTTACAGCTAGGGTATTTTGCCAATTATAGAGAAGTGGTAAAAATCCTCAAACAACGGGGGTTCAGCCAAGAAGAAATCAAAGCAGCCGGATTAGCCTCACCCAAATGGAACGGATACATTACCTATCCTTGGCATGATGATCAGGGTCGTCCGTTGACCATTTACGGCCGTTATCATCAAAAACATCCCCCCGAAGGGTTGCCCAAAACCCTAGCCTTACCAGGGGGAAGTACCAAGCGATCGCCCCTTTACCTCGATAAAGTCCTAGCCAACCATCACCGCGAAGCCATTTTTGTCGAGGGGGTCAACGACGCAGCCGTATTACAAACCCGTGGAGAAACCCGCGTCCTATCAGGAGTAGCAGCCAGTTTTAGCAACGAACAGATAGAAATCCTCAAGCGACGGGGCATTACCAAAATTTACCATTTAGGCGACCCCGATGGGGGAGGAGTTGGGGGAACTAATTCTAACTTGCAACGGTTAACCCTAGCTGGTATCAGCGTCTTTGTTCCCCCACAGTTACCCGATGGACTAGACCCCGATGAATTTGTGATTAAATACGGGTTAGAAGCCTTTCATCAGCTAATATCGAACTCAGAGCATGGATTTCGATGGAAAGCCAAACAGATTATCGCCACCCACGGCACAGACTCCGATGCAGCCATTAAAAAAGTATTAGAAGAGGCGATCGCTTGGAGTCGGCTGATTCCCAAGGAACAAGAATCTGACCTCAAGGCCTTCTATTGGGTAGAGATCCAACAGGCGATCGGCTCAACAGATACCAGTCAGTTTGTAGAACAGCTTCAAACCATCAAAACGCAAGCCAGCCTCGTAGAGGGGATTCCCAACTGGAAAGCCTCAGAACTAGCCGAATACATCGCCTATCGCCATCAATCGACTTTGGCGTGGAATACCCAGATTGAACAATGGTATCGCTACGAAGGAAAAGAAAAAGGAATTTGGAGCAAAGACGATAAATATTATATCTGGCAACTCATTCAAGAGGAATTGAAAGCCATTGCTCTAATTCATCAACAAAGAGATAAAAATGGCAACAAACCAGGGTTTAGTCATAACTTGGTCGCCAGTATCGAAAACCTGCTAAAAGGCTCCTTACCCGTCCGTCAATGGGATTCAATCGAGGGACTGTTACCTTTAAAAAACGGGGTATTAAACCTAAAAACTCAAGAATTTCACCAACACGACCCTAAATATTGCCTAACCTACTGTTTACCCTACGAATACAATCCCTTGGCCACCTGCCACCCTATCCTAGATTGGTTAAACCAGATGACAGGAGGAGATCGTATCATGGTGGAGTTCTTTCGAGCCCACTTAGCAGCCATAGTCAGAGGTCGTTCTGATATCCAATCGTACTTAGAATTATTGGGACCAGGAGGGACAGGAAAAGGAACCCTGACTCGTTTAGCGACTGCTTTAGTGGGAGATCAAAATACAGTATCAACGACCCTGAAGAACCTAGAAGAAAACCGCTTCGATACCGCCCGTATTTTCGGGGCAAAACTGGTGGTCATTACCGATGCTGAGAAATTTGGGGGGGAAGTATCTGTCTTGAAAGCCCTCACGGGAGAAGATAAACTCAGGTTTGAGCAAAAATACAAGCAGCCCCTTGACGGATTCTATGCCCAAAGTCGGGTCATTATTTGTGCTAACGAGGCTCCTCAGTCTAGTGATTATACCAGTGGGTTAGCCCGCCGTCGCCAAACGACTTACCTAACCAATAAAATCCCTATCGAGAAACAACGGAACCTCATCTCGATTAATGGTAAGGGCGTTACAGGAGAATTTGCCCAATATCTACCCGGATTGCTTAATTGGGTCTTAGCCATGCCCCCTGAAGAACTGGAACGGGCTATCCGAGAAATTCCGACTACTCACCCTTCCTTTACGCAACATAAAGCACAAGTACTTTGTGAAACCAACCCCATTGCCGATTGGTTAGATCAGGCGGTGGTGTATCGGGAAGGCTGGCGAACGAATGTAGGCATGGCCAAGCGGGATAAAGATTCCTCGTCCCCCAACCTGTTCCAATGCGTTAATCAGTGGTTGTATGCCAATTACGCCGAATTTTGTCAAAGTAGCGGGGCGCGTCCTGTTAGCTTACGGCGGTTTGTGAATTTGCTACGGGATTTGGCAGTCAACCAACTGGGGTTAATGGTGAAAAAAGGACGCGATCGCCTGGGAGCATTTTTTGAAGGGTTAAAGTTGCGTAGTGAAATGGATAACGATCCCTTGTTGATTAGTGGTGACAAGCCACCGGATACTCTCCCCCCTGGTGGTAATGGTGGTCAACCGAAAAATCCATCCTCACCTGATACCCCACCTATGCCCTTTTGTGATGGCACTGTGATGGATGGTGATGGCACTGTGATCGCTGAAACCCTTGCACGCGATGGATGTGATGGCAGTGATGGGTTATCCCAAAAGTTAATTCAAACCCAAGGGGAAATTAGTTATGCGATCGCTGAGCATGAGAAATCAGAAAGTTTGGATCTAACGGTTTTACCGTCACAAGAACCGCCTCAAACTCAGATGGTGACTGAATGTGATGGCAATTCAGGGGAGCTATCACATCCATCATCTGCCGTCACCGAACTGATTGATCTTCTAACCCAATGGGAAACCACCACCGACACTGAGTTCTCATCTGAAGATCAGTTCTTGGCCTATACCCAAACCCTGGAAGTGAAAATTAATGGTTG